The DNA segment GAAGGCtaaaacaaaacttgttttgGAAGTATTGTCCTCGAGCCCTCAAAATATAATTGTGGTGCCcactgttttttttatcagttcaGCATTACTTTTTATGTCTCCACAAAGAGGAAGAATTTCATATTTGCACATATTTGTCATTTACTGTGTATTTCAAATTTCTATTCATGGTGTTGTATTCAACTGCTGTCATATATATTCATCATCTTTTAACTCCTACTACAATTTTCTCCATCTAATTCCATGAATACTGAAAAGTCCACAAAACAAGGTCTAGAACAAGAGTTGCATTTTCTCTCATGTACTCCTCATTGTGAGGCTTCAGATAATTGTTTTAGAATTTTCATAAACTTATATTCTGAACCATATAAGAAtcattttaaaacaaacaattaagtAACTGTAAAAAATTTATGTTTACATCGTCtatgtatttaaaataaatcatttttcaatCCCAAAAAGAAACCGAATTCATTATTTGAGTGTTGGAACTAAACTATTTGAAGCAAGAATTAGGTTTGATTTATTCTCATAAAGCTTTCTTTTCACATGCGTCACAAATAATTGAATCCTAATTAACATCCTTAAGGGACCCAAAACCAACAGGTTTTAATTTAAGCTGTTGGCATTTGATAACATGTTTTAACCCAAATAATGTGTTTAACTTTTAATCAGTAGCTCAATCATTGAATCAAACATGTGTCCTTTTATATTCATAAGTAATACTTAAATTAGTGTTAGCTCGAGTTCACATTATTTTCTCCAACTCACTCTGAAATATCagttaatgtaattttaaacttCGCATCTGAGAGTGTGTCTGTGATTGCTAGATTTCGTTGTGGTTTCAAGTGGAAACAAAATGATATCTAACTTTTAATATTGTATGttctaattttctttatttatgtcGTTCGCATCTTTATTCATGTATTTTATCATGAGTTTTGAGTTAATATATTTACATcttatgaagaaaataaaataaattatagatgTGTGAAAAAAAGAGAATAGAGTGAATCACcaagttgaaaataaatatttttttataagaaaaacagTGTATACGAAGTTAAAAAAACCCTATTAAAACATAATCTTACACTAAATATTTCATATTCATAAAAATAGCTTACAATTTAGATAGAGAAAATACTAAATTTCAAGTAATGAATCATCAACAAATGTATACAAGAGTTCAAGATACgaacttcaataaaaaaaaaattaatagaatatGTTTGTGAGTCTTTTATCCTTATATATTGGTTTTTATTgtccatttttattaaatttaagattTCAACTCATATTTGACTCAAATTTATAATTGGTTATTGCATCTCTTATGtcttattattgattttttgttttctaaaatttctcTTTCAACACCAAGTTGTCATTTGAACGATGCTCAAGCAGTGATCAATCATTGTTTGCATCGAGCAATGTTGCTAATGTCCATAAAGTTATAACTTGAAACTTAACTAAGAGAGTTGCAAAAACAATTTATCTTCTTTGGAACTCTCAACACTCAAGCGACAAGTGGTTGATAAAGAAGTGAATGGTCATTACTTTTTTAGTGGAGTTCCACTGGTGGCTTGTTCAATAAGTTACATCACTCAAGTGATAATGTGATACTTGAACAAGAGATAATGAGTGTTATTTCTCTCTCCTCTAGAGTTGGTCACTTAAGTGATGAGAGGACGTCGAATAAGAGAGAGACAAAACAATTTTACTCTcctttaaatataatattcactTAAACAATATGAGTCGCCGCTAAGTGATAGTTTCTCATCTTGAATAACGAGTCTTTTCCTATTTAGAGAAGACATGTTACCTAAACGAGGAAGTTTTGCTCAAGCGACATATCTATGATTGCTTTGGCGTGTGAGATAAGAGATGTATGTTTTATGTATACTATGTGACATGTATGTATATATGAAATGAATATATGTGATGATATGAAAAATGATGAGATGATATACATAATATTGTATATTGTGTGGATACATGGGATGATATCATGTAATTGCAGTCTAGTATTAAGTACACGAATCTAGTATTAAGTACACGAACCCATTAAGTAAAGAAGATACCTTAACTTCACTGATAATCTAAATCATATAGATTCAAGTACAAGTGGTGAGAATCTTGAAATAGGTTCCTAATCAAACTTTGTAAAATAAGTACAATGAATCACCTTGATGTAGAAAATTTAACTTAAATTTCCTATATTGTTTTTTATGGATGAAATGTGTTTAGTGGGACATACATATATAATGAGTCTTTTGGAAGGTGTTAAGTGTGATAAATTAGTCTGATGTcgataaatttgaaaattataatcTTTGATGGTGAATTAAGTAAGATGCTTATTTTGATACACTAATAGTCTCACAATACTTAGAAATCAATACTAAGGACAATTTAAATATGTCTTCCTCTTTTAACTCTCTCCTAAGCCTCTTAAGGACAAAATTGTGATGGAGTTTCGTGTAAAATCAAAAGcgtataacaataaaaaataatacacataATAAGAATCTTACAATATTCTCACATtccatatatttaattattcaaaatagACATTAAGTCTAATACTTTTATCTCAATTaactttatttcaaaatatttttaaattttaaaatatatttgatggATATTCGAAGTTTACTGAGGTTGTATTTCGAGTTTTTCAActtaattgtattttaaaactttcttgAAAGTATAAAtgtttaaactattttatattaatgataaaaaaaataaaaaaaaaactattttatgtaatataatatgatatttatcataaatatgttgatttaaaaaaattatttatgaaatatacCTCAAATcaagttttatatttattttaatctattATAGATTActgtaaatttattatattgtatTAGCGTCAAATTAATTTTGCTCCAATTATTTGGAATTATAATTATAGTggattcaaattcaaaataaattattatattgaaacCTCTTGAATAGTATCATAAGAATTACATGCACTCCTATAGTTGTCTTAACCatctttatcttttaaaatcaaaagTAACTCACCCACCATTTTACTTTCAGAAAGTTTGTATTATCCACGTGTTTTTCGTTTCATCTTTAAGCACGAAAAAGTTAATTAAATTCCACGATTTACtggttcattttttttttatttgtacttttttaaatgttatttgtTTCACAAGTATATCTCCTTAAGTCCAAACATATAAAAACATCTAAACATTCAGACTTGTTATGCAACTAGTAACAAATTAGTAAAAGAAAATGTCTTTATGATATTGGATGAATtaaacataaagaaaaatataaaacatcattttatttcttcttctttttatgaCGTTATGATAATATgatatattgttattattgacCAGACTTTATTGATGTGTTATTGAATAATATCTTGATCGATAcactataatattattattttcttatttatgttaaattaataaaaaaaacaaagaaagaaaaattataaaaattatataaataagatattgtttgattgaaaaatattattatttattttattaatattaatattattcttaattgttattattataattaaaagaataaaaatatatataactataatatattataaatgtcatatagtcataaaaaatacttatttttcttttataaactattatttaattcaaaatcaatattttgttttataattgaGTATGAAAAGCTAatatacttttcttttcttgagAGTGTAAAACCCTCTCATATTCTTTCTCTTTTATGTATATATCTTCTCTAACACTTTTCATTACAACAATCTCCTTCACTATTTGTACAATTATGCTGGCTATTGTACACTAACATTGTTGCTACTACTTTCAACATTGTTTCCATTTATTGCAGGTctcttttttcaaattatttttattcggTGTCACCCttcctaattattttttcttcttttgcactttaattattattatttttaaatctcaatataattatttttgaaaaaatatgtcACCTATTTCTGACCAATAACAATAATAGCAACTAAACATGACACTTCAAGAATGTTTCACACAAATGTTATCTTAATTGATTTCATGATATTAATTCATTTCTAtacattactttttttatttttttaaatgtgatttttaatttattatgcaCAATTTTACCATACAAATAGAAAGAAATCAAATCTatagtttttatataataaattagatTTGAACGAGTCTTTAGATTCTTTCTCCATGATTACAACAAaatctatttctatatttttatatagtaatttaaaaatattaaaatatcaatataaatactttatattatatatttattaatgtagtagtataaaaataataaaattattatatattcactagattataagaaaataaactatataaatttattctttaaattcattaatcttttctctttatttatatatatatatatatatatatattaataaaaattagaaatgaTTTAAATATATCTCTAGATgtaatatactaaaaaaattattaaataacaactaaatttatatactaatttagaatctaaaatattaacagtttatctaatttagatatcaatttaaaaataattttataaattttattaataataaaaattactttaattataaataatattttaatatctaatttaatcaatataatgattaattactttttatctttaaaattaatttttattcaataattttttttaatagtttaaattttttaaaaatatattatcaataAACATTTTGTATTGTatttgtaacaaaaaaaaattgtttatttgaGATTTATACTTTATAGTTTTTATCAcacaatttattaattttataagtaaaagtttattatatattatgatatattttgaaatcttttcattctattttttagattaaaaaatctAGTATTACACTTTTTTtctactaaataatataaaaataattatttgaaacTCAAGTTCTTTGGAGTTAGATGTTGTCCACTTGAAAGCTCCTAATTTTGTCAcgatttttctttaaaatattaatctcAATTATTCTTTCTTGTAAAATAATTCCTCTGCAACACTTGTTCCAATAAAAGAAACAGGAATGCTTCTAATGAGAAAAATTATAagtataagtttttttttgtttccagaTAACAAGGTAGCTtctgaatataaaataataagaatgTTTGTCAATTTTAAAAGTCACCACCAACTTTGTCTTTATTTGTTGCATTAACAACTAATATAGAAACACCTTAATATAAAGAAAGACAAACATGCATTTGAGAATTTTTTATTCCAGAATAATGTTATGGTCTAAGATAATTAGGGGGATGATGAACTACACTGTTAGAAGTACCAAAATTAGGAAACTGAGAGAAGTTATTTTGAAGATGATCAGAGTTGTGTAGATCAGTTTCTTCTGAGGGTACAATCAATGACTTCTTATCTATCTGAATGCATTGTATCTCTGCTTGAGCAACTGCAAGCTGCATTTTAAGATCAGCAACTTGATTCTGCAAATAAGATATGGCTCCAACACAACCATACACAGGGTCCCTCACTCTAGCACTTGCCTCATACACTAGACTACTCACTGCATCTGCTCTCTGCTCAACTGGAAGTTCCTGAAACATTGTACAAGAAACAACCATTTAGAACACTCTCTGAATCCACTGAAAGACCACCACTGACAACTCCAAAAGAACAAAAACCCTTAAATACTAaaggttttatttttttcaattatattgaTAATTAGTACTTGAATTTTAATTCTGAAATTAATTGATTGTCTAGCAGAAAAAGGGTATTTTTCAACACTGAAGGAATGCAGAAAGAAGAGTAAGAAAGAAATACCTGCAACATTTTGCTAAGATTGCTAGCACCAAAAACCTTATGAACTATGGCAAACTTTTGAGGATCATCAGAAAGAAAATAAGGAGCGAAGATGCAATCTTCTGTGCACTTGCGTCTCAGCAATTTGCATGAGCCACAAGGGGGATTTCCACCCATCTTTTGAAATTTGTTGAAAACAAAGGACACTAAGAAAAGAGAAAATTGATTGTGCTTGAACTAGAAGCAGAAGAAAGAGGAATGAACTGAAGACAAAAGAAGTCAATGGAGcacagaaaaaataatagttgCATATGATGAGACTACCATTGAAAACATTGGTGTATTTATAATGGATACTAACTAAATCTGCTACAGTATTATATAAAGTATCAATtactgaatttttattttttaattaaataaagagtaAGTGATTCACCAAattcttaaatataaaaaattgtcaatttgtacattcaaataaatatttgaaacgCTTATactcaaacaaaaatataattacaaacTTTTGTgttatctttatcttttattttgatttgatacCTTGACAAATTTGTCAATATTTTGTAATTTAGGAAACTTGTCATACTGTAttttaattttccttttttattttggtttaattatttttgtattactTTACTGTTAATAGTCAATTTTATCCAgtaacttttaaaaaatcaattttattttaatatttttttagaacgTTAGATTGTGATCACTGGTGACATCATCATCATCTGCTCTGTTGCTGCTGCTACTCATtgacctttctcttctcttctcttcttctgtTTCTGTGAATCAATGGGAGGAGAAGAGAATAACTCAGAGGGTATTATGGAAATTGGGATTTTTTTCAAGAGGGATTTTCCAGTGTTGCAACTACACTGTACTTAGTGATTTTATAAGATTCATGTTTACATGAAAAAAAACGTTTTTGAATGGTTTAATATTATAGCATCACATTCTTTTATCATTCtcagattaaaatattataatcttttGTAGCACTCGTTCTTTGTTtgatggattttttttataattttaatatattttaaacaataGTATAGTATATATTCTGTTTAAATTGTTTACAAAGAGGTGTATGAGTTGTATTGTATTGTATAATTGTATTACACtacttgaaaataaatataggtATTTTTATGTATGGAAATTTTCAATTTATGATAGTAAAATCTccacatttaaaataaaatctatacatctatttgacatttattgaaaatatagaaaatatttaaatataaaagatctcgtcaaaatagattttttattagCCTGTTTTTACCTACAAATTAACTACTGTTTTAACTAAAAgatctttttaaaataaatcttattatcttataaaagaaaaataatattaaactaAATCAATCTCTAGAGTGTAGTTTGGATTGGTTTTAAGGTTTTGTTGCATAATTctttactaataaaatattaaaaaatatacattgacAACTTGTTATAATATAACTCTCTTTCTAtttttatacttaaaattttatataaaatataaaaatattttttattatatcattaataagaAGTTGATAATGGAACAAGATGTGATTGCTCTAATAATTAATTTCGGATATTTTCCTTTGGATCAGTTCCATATCAATATCAAACTACAAATTGACTGGAATACTTCAGTTTTGAAGAAAAAGAGTCtaacttgattaaaatatatatatatatatatatatatatattctgttATTAACTTTTTGGATCAGTTTTGAAGAAAAAGAGTCTaacttgattaaaaaaaatatatatattctgtTATTAACTTTTTGGATTAGTTttcatttatctttttatatatGAAGAACCTTATCATATTATAGGTACCATTAAGATGATATATGAACTGAATGAAAATTGGGGTATAGTTTCTTACTAACGTACCggtaacaaatatataaaaagtataTGGCACTACATTTCCCAAAATTACTTCTTCTTTTAGAGGAAAATACTTAGCCCTTACGTATTCAACTCTTAATTAACATGTTCCGAAGGGTATGAACTTAAAGATGAAGAAGATTCATGCACAACACATACAACAACATGCGCTCATTGCTTCAATTAAATCATCCCATCGGAAGAAGGCGCATGGTGGCAGTGACGACGAAGTGAAAATCGCGGCAGGCCTCATAGAAGAGTGATAAGAGTATTTTTATTAACGTTGTTGGAGCCATTAATAAGAATGATGAGATGGTTGGGGTTGGGGTTGggagagaaagaagagaggaattTCAGAAGTTGGATTCAGGATGAAGATGAGACTTTAATAAGGGAGAATGGAAAGAAGGAAGAAAGATATGTTAGAATACATTTTGTGTTATACATATAGACATGTATGTATATTAGTGTCGGTAATTTACAAGTAATTGCATCTCTCGGTCTCTATTATTGGTTGACTGGTACCGTGGTCTACTTCAATGGATCGATCGACGTCAAGTCCAGTTACGTTTAAACAGAGTTAACAAAGTTAATTTGTGATTAAGAACTAGATAATGCAACCTTAAGCGCGATCCAACTCCCTAATTCGGCCCAATAACTTGTTGGGAATCCCTCCTTAGTTTAATGAGAGATTATGACCAATGAATATTAGTAACATTATTGTGGGGAGCTGAATTACTCATACCCCTCAATTAAGTCAATTAAGGGGGAGAATTGTTGGGAATCTCTCCTTAATTTAATGGAAGATTATGACCAATAAACCTCAGTAACATTATTGTGAGGGAGTTGAATTATTTATACCCTCAACTAAATAATTTAAGGGGAGAATTGTTGGGAATCCCTCCTTAATTTAATGAGAGATTATGACCAATAAATATTGGTAACAAATCCATTAAATATATTCAATGATGGTCATTCAAAAGTTTTTTGAAAATTGTAACTCTCACCTAAAAATATAATGAGCATTAATATCTTTAGGAAGAAGTCTTccagagaaaaagaaagagtagATATCCATCATCATAGTGTGAGATTAGAATATCCTAGTGAGAAACTAGAGAGACATTTTGTTGGGTGAGATTgagtgttaaaaaaaaatattgtaatctTATTTTCATAGTGGAGGCATTTTATGGACTAGGTCCCGTAGGTTTTACTTCTCAAGTTGAGGAAGGTTTTCCCACATTAAAAATTCTCTGTCTCATTATTCTATTTTTGctctattttctattatttgctTATTGCATCCGCAAGTGCCCATTTTGTATTTACACCAAAGGGGagaattatttctgaatttttCCAACATAATTAAGGctcattaaggtaatataaataataacacACTTTTCAAGAACGAGGTACGTCATTAGCTATAGTACTCTGACAACCGAGTGTCGAACATCTTtgctaacttgagcgtcggagtgccttctgcaggtaccattCGAGTTTGTACTTCGAGACAACTGAGAGAAGCGACAAGTAGAGAAGAGGAAGGAGTTTGCAAGGAGGAAGGTTGATGGGTAGTACAACCGACCGACAGAAGAGTGATCTCAATAGTTCTCAAAGGAAttgaagtgaagaagaaagtagatggtatcaacccgAAGCATGGCAGGCGAAAGAATGTCCGAAGCTGAGCAGATGGCATTGTTGATGTCTCTACAGAGGGAGATGGTTGAAATGAAGCGAAGAAATCAAGAGGTTACTCAAAGGAATGAGAATGAGATCCAAGCTCTTCGTAGGGAGAATGAGGAGATGAAGAGGAAGCTCACAGGGGAGGGGTCGTCTACTGAACCGACCAACCTAGTTGAAGGTCGTTCACCTCCCCCATCGGTCTAAAGACTGCTGAAGAGATGAAAGACAAGGTTTTTACCCAAGAGTTGAACGGAGAGTCCTACCCAAACAAGACGACCCCTACAACCGGACCTACGTCCGGGGTTTCGGATTCAATTCACCGACATCTTTTTACCGACTCCATCATCGGCGTCCCACTATCCGACAAGGGGAAAGACTTCAACAGAGATCACTATGATGGCACAACCGACCCGAACAAGCACATGGATGTGTACACTGCATACATCAGCATGTACACCTCGAACAACGCGATCCTATGTCGGGTGTGTTCCACATCGTTGAAGGGAGGAACTCTTAGCTGGTTCACAAAACATTGAGTTTGGCATGACGATTGGGCTTCTTGATGTCTGACTTGACATCAGGCGGCGCCTGCAGACGTGATGTGACTCGCATTGATGAGGGGTTTTCTGCGCAAACGACAAGGATCGTTGGATCAAAGAGATCTAATGTTGAGATGGTTGCGATGCTTCGTCTCCCAAGACCCTTGAGggctataaatagtggtcccaACAGTGTCGAGACACTGCACTTCTATTTTGATATTTGCTCTGAGACCCAAGTACCTCTCGTCCTCCTGTGTTGCTATCTTTCGTCTTTCACAAGGTTAGTCATGTTTTCTTTGTCTCGTCCTACCTCCTCTTCTTCGGTTGCTCCTTCCCCTCATCATATGTGTCCTTCGTCCTCTTTGTCTTCTTCTGATTCTAACTCCTCCACGACCGAACCTATCTCGATCGGTGTCATTCAAACGGTACATCCTGTGGAGGATATGGTTAGGGGAAATGACTGGGGTGGTGTTGTCGATCGGTCGGGTTCCCCTAAGCAGGTTATCTCCCCTTCGGAGCTTGATTGGGTGGAAGCTAAGGTAACTAGGATCACCTTTGCTTTCATGACCGAGACCTCTGTTGCCGATTTTTTGGATAGGGCCCCGATTTTGAAGGCAAATGCTAGCCTTAACATTATCTCCATTGAGCCTTGCCTCCCGACTGAGTCTGTAAGTCTGGGTCGGTCTGCTGTTGAGTCACCCTTCTTCTATATGTATTCTTGCTTATTCTCATATTTGcacatttctttatcttttgaTATCTTCACGATGGGCGTCCTTCAGGCGCTCAACGTTGCTCCCACATAGCTACAACCAAATACTTGGGCGTTCATTCAAGCCTTCTGCTTGATATGTgatgttttttgttttcatcCTACTCCTTCGTATTTTCTGAGTTATTACACCTTCCACCCGACCGAACATGTTCTGTGGCATTCACTCATCAGTCGATCAGGTAACGTTCTCTTCAATTCTTTTACAACTttatacaaaaaatttaaataaaaattcttcAAGATTGTCATCCGATCGGAGGGCATgccacattttttttatgaagtcGACCGATCGAGGTTTCCTTTGTTCTGCACTAGGAAACCTCAAAAGTTTAAGGAGTGGGGACCTCGTCCGACCTCTAGTGCCAAGGAGAGAGAGATTCTTTCTTTGACGAGCTCCCAAGGAAACTTCCTACACGGAAGCTACTAGCCGTGTACGCACAAATGCACCGATGGTTGGCCTTTAAGGTATGCTAGCTTTCTTTAGTTTCGGTTGAATGCCTAGTCTTCAACTAACACCTTTTCTTACGTAGATATAATGACTAAAGGCTTCCCCTCGTCGGGCGATGTTGGATTCCTTCAAGGAAAGGGTTGTCCAGAGAAAGGGTCGTTTGAGCATTGAAGCTCTGGCTGCAGGGAAGGAGTCGACCGTCAGCACTAGCCCTTCCAACAGGGGAAATAAAAGGCTAAGAGAGGGTGGTAATACTGTCAGGACCACCCGCTCTCCCCGCGTGGTGTCGACGCCTCCTCCTCCACGTTGTGTGCCCATCGATGTCGACTCTTCGCCGACCGATGATTTCAACAGGCCAATCCCACCTCTTGCTGACGAGAATACCATGAAGGTTTCAATGTCACCCCTGTCAATGTTAGGGGTGACTTACAGTTCGCAAATGGGGTGACTTACAATTCGCAAATGGGGTGAAGATTGGTCTGACCGCCCCGACAATTTTGTATGTTTTTATCCGAGATGGATGCGAGGGGTTCGgcctcgatccacttggtgaagtaatcaACCCCGACTAAGAGAAACTTTGTCTGCCTTTTGCTTGGAATGAAGACCGATAATGTCCATGCCCCAGATGGCGAACGGTCATGGTGACGTCATGATGTACAACTCTTCCGGCTTGAGATGGTGCAGAGGACTGAACTCCTAGCACTTGGTGCTTTTCTTCACATATTCGGCGCAGTCACCATGGAGGTCGGTCAGTAATACCCGGTCCTGAGGACTTTAGCGTCCATCGTTCGTGCACCCGAATGATTGTCGCACACTCTGTTGTGGATTTCCTTAAGGACGTACTCTGCTTGCTCCTTGGTATGCACTTCAACAATGGCGTTGAGTAGCCTCTTCGGTAGAGGTCCTGGTTGATCATGGTGTACCTCGAGCACTGCAACTTCGTTGCTTTCTCCTCTTTCGACTTGCATGTGTCGTGCTTCAAGTATTGGATGATTGGACTCATCCAAGTTTCGGCCTCGATCTCAGTCACAGCAAGGCACTCAACTTCCCCCACACTAGGTTATCTTAGCCAAATTTTCACAACCGATTTGTGATGGCTCTTCTTTTTGGTCGTAGCTAGTCGAGACAACGCATCGGCCCTCATGTTGTCTTGCCGGCGAATGTGTTCTACCGTCACTTTTGCATGTCACCTCACGATTGTGTGGTAATATCTTTGCAGCAGGGGCTCTTTTTCCTCGAACTCTCCTTTTATTTTCTAGACCACTAACTGGGAATTGCTTTTGCATGTCACCTCACGAGATCCCATCTCGTACGCCAGGTTTAAGTCGGCTAGGATAGCCTCGTATTCGGTTT comes from the Phaseolus vulgaris cultivar G19833 chromosome 8, P. vulgaris v2.0, whole genome shotgun sequence genome and includes:
- the LOC137825583 gene encoding LOB domain-containing protein 12-like; this translates as MGGNPPCGSCKLLRRKCTEDCIFAPYFLSDDPQKFAIVHKVFGASNLSKMLQELPVEQRADAVSSLVYEASARVRDPVYGCVGAISYLQNQVADLKMQLAVAQAEIQCIQIDKKSLIVPSEETDLHNSDHLQNNFSQFPNFGTSNSVVHHPPNYLRP